The Methanosarcina barkeri MS DNA window TCATCCGTAGTATTAGTATCATATTCCATGCTATAGTTCAGAGTCATATTAATGTTTTGAAGAATATCTTTTACTTCTGGCTCAGAAATTCCATCTTTAAATTGAATATATATACCAGCTACTTGTGATTCAGGAGCCGAGGTATTAGTATTAACTGGCATTTTTATAAGTAGTCCAGAAACTACTACGAGAGTCAGAAAAGCAATAAAAATAGCAATCTTCCTATTAATTTTGCTCATGCTAACACCGCTAAGATAATATATTTTGGTTTCTCATATCTTCGAGCTTAAATAGATATAATAGCATTATACTTTATGATTTACCTGGAGAGTACATTTTAACTCCATAAACTCCTTTTTTCTAATATTTTATAACTTTTGTGTCCAGGTTCTCTAACAATTCAATTTTCAAGCGGATTTTGAGTCTGAATTACTTTTTAATATTTTTATAGTTTAATGATTTGGTCATAAATTATTTATTTGAGTGTATGCCTTAACTCATATTCAAAAACAAGTATAAAAGAAAATAGTATTCAATCCTGAGGTATAAAAGTTTTATATAAATTAAAAACTAATAAATATAGTCTTATTTTTCTAAAAATTCACTGAATCTGACTATTTGGTATAATCAATTAAAGAGTCAGAAGGATGGAAACTTACTGTTATTGTGCATGCACCTGAGCAAAATTAGCTTAACATATAAAATTAAAATTTTAAATTTGTTGTTTTGTTGAGGTTGACGGGCTGTATCCCGTCATTTTAATGGCGGGAATTAGCCCTTCCTTTTTTTCTAGAAAAATTTTAGAGTTTTTTTATTTAAAAATAAAACCTAAAGCCTTCAGAGCTCTTCAGGAATTATAATCCATGCGATTATGTACGCAACTAAACCGCTTCCTGTACCCACTATAGAAATGAGCAACCATAAAAGCCGTATAAGCGTAGGATCAACTTTAAAGTATTCACCTAGCCCACCACATACTCCTGCAATAATCCTGTTCTTCTTTGACCTATACAATCTATTCATTTGACCACCCCTAAGTACAAAATGCTTTAATAAATTAATAATAGATTGCTTATATTCGATTTATAAGTAACTCCGAAAATAAGAAATTTATTGAGAACTCATACGTTTGCAAATTCTCTATGCTCTTGCAGATATAAGTTAATTGGCATGAAAGTAGCCTTTGTTTTTTATTCTTGACTCTATTCCCAACTTTCAGTTATGCTGCCAATATTGCATTTTTGTCCGGTTGAGTAAAGCTAAGCCTACATTCCACAGTATTTTTTAGAAAATCAATAGTTCTCTTGACAACGTTTTTAAAAAAATTAACTTAATTTAAACTCTTAATGGCATTTAGTGAAAATTGAATAATATCGTTTTTTGCCTCTAAATACACCACATAGTTGCTTTTACCTACTACATAAAAGTCCAATAAATCCACGTTTGATTGAAAATCGATAGCAGTAAAAATATGAATTTACGAAAATTTACTGCGGAAAGTGGGCTAAGGTCCGGAATGTGGACATTAAGATATTTTGTCTTCACGTAATAACAAGCAAATTACTGAGGAAGTTTATAGAATCCTCTTAAAATGTCTGTAGCTTTATAGTAACATTTATCAAATCCTTCACTACTAACTTTTTTTGCTGGAACTCCTGCTATTGTAATACCTTCTTCTTTAAAGGATTTGTTTACTACTGAATTTGCACCTATTGCGATATTATCTGCAATTTCAATATCTCCAAAGATTTTAACGCCGGGACCAATATATACATTATTTCCTATTTTTGGCACAGGCAATACAAAATCCGGTCTTAATTCGTCCTCCATACTATAGGCATTTGTTCCAATATTTACATCAGTATGAATGCGACAATTTTCACCAACTTGTGCATTGCTATTTACAATTAAAGTACCTTTATGAGCAATAGATAATCCAGGCCCGAATACATTTGGAGGTATAGTAAATCCTAATTTCGTGCTTAATCTTTGGAATTTAAAATAAAGGTACAGAGAATATGGTTTATATATAATACCTTTTTTGCAATTTATATAGAATTCTCTTTTCCTGAGTAATCTCTCAAATCTCCAGA harbors:
- a CDS encoding serine O-acetyltransferase; the protein is MIQSKKDYIFYLKADEIALKKKGGTVQYYRDYLLDDIWRFERLLRKREFYINCKKGIIYKPYSLYLYFKFQRLSTKLGFTIPPNVFGPGLSIAHKGTLIVNSNAQVGENCRIHTDVNIGTNAYSMEDELRPDFVLPVPKIGNNVYIGPGVKIFGDIEIADNIAIGANSVVNKSFKEEGITIAGVPAKKVSSEGFDKCYYKATDILRGFYKLPQ
- a CDS encoding PspC domain-containing protein, with the translated sequence MNRLYRSKKNRIIAGVCGGLGEYFKVDPTLIRLLWLLISIVGTGSGLVAYIIAWIIIPEEL